One genomic segment of Paraburkholderia phymatum STM815 includes these proteins:
- a CDS encoding ATP-binding protein — translation MSDLSTLFGMALFDDLPEARREWLRANLVEHHLKKGDILLREGQRVTHQFILLDGELITEKTIGGRQVFDDRRPAPASIAETSLLSEMPLPLTFIAATDCYLAALPEPVVRALLNDCGSFRRNIFRSMYSRISAYDTFILNGEKLAALGRLSAGLAHELNNPAAAVARAADGMRESLAHLRKATPALVLSAIPAEVVGKLDDWANRAAPAVDATPRAALRQSEAESLLADWLAAQGLEKPWLIAPQLSTAGFSPADLEHVAASATSEQFGALVGWLAAVLELRSLANQAWIGAGRISEIVKAMKDYSYMDQAPLQEVDIHCGIEDTLTIMRHKLKQGVTVKRDYDRTLPHVPVYGSELNQVWTNLIDNAVDAMEGSGELTIRSRRDGNFAVVEIVDTGAGIPSHILPRLFEPFFTTKPPGRGSGLGLHIAYRTVVQRHNGLISVGSDDGETIFKICLPLSQTL, via the coding sequence ATGAGCGACCTTTCCACGCTATTCGGGATGGCGCTCTTCGACGACTTGCCCGAAGCGCGGCGAGAATGGCTGCGCGCGAATCTGGTCGAGCATCATCTGAAGAAAGGCGACATTCTGCTGCGCGAAGGGCAGCGTGTAACACATCAGTTCATTTTGCTCGACGGCGAACTGATCACGGAAAAAACGATCGGCGGTCGGCAGGTGTTCGACGACCGGCGACCCGCACCGGCATCCATTGCCGAGACATCGCTGCTCTCGGAGATGCCGCTGCCGCTCACGTTCATCGCCGCGACGGATTGCTATCTGGCCGCGCTGCCCGAGCCTGTGGTGCGCGCGCTGCTCAACGACTGCGGGTCGTTCAGACGCAACATCTTTCGTTCGATGTACTCGCGTATCAGTGCCTATGACACCTTCATCCTCAACGGAGAGAAACTGGCTGCGTTGGGCCGGCTGTCGGCGGGGCTTGCGCACGAGTTGAACAACCCCGCTGCAGCCGTCGCGCGCGCAGCGGACGGCATGCGGGAATCGCTCGCCCACCTGCGCAAGGCGACGCCTGCGCTCGTGTTGAGCGCCATCCCTGCCGAGGTGGTCGGCAAGCTGGATGACTGGGCAAACCGTGCGGCGCCCGCCGTCGATGCCACGCCTCGGGCTGCATTACGGCAAAGCGAAGCGGAGAGCCTTCTCGCCGATTGGCTCGCTGCGCAAGGGCTCGAGAAGCCGTGGCTGATTGCACCGCAACTCTCGACGGCGGGATTCTCGCCGGCGGATCTCGAACACGTAGCGGCAAGCGCGACGTCCGAACAGTTCGGTGCGCTCGTCGGCTGGCTGGCGGCCGTGCTCGAACTGCGTTCGCTGGCGAATCAGGCGTGGATCGGCGCAGGCCGTATCTCCGAGATCGTCAAGGCGATGAAGGACTATTCGTACATGGACCAGGCGCCATTACAGGAGGTGGACATACACTGCGGCATCGAGGACACGCTGACCATCATGCGGCACAAACTGAAGCAGGGCGTCACCGTCAAGCGCGATTACGACCGCACGTTGCCGCACGTGCCCGTTTACGGCAGCGAGCTCAATCAGGTTTGGACCAACCTGATTGACAATGCAGTCGACGCAATGGAGGGCAGCGGCGAACTCACGATCCGCTCGCGGCGGGACGGCAACTTCGCAGTGGTCGAAATCGTCGACACGGGAGCGGGCATTCCCTCACACATCCTGCCGCGCCTTTTCGAACCCTTCTTCACAACCAAGCCGCCAGGCAGGGGAAGCGGACTGGGGCTTCACATCGCGTACCGTACCGTCGTGCAACGCCACAACGGACTGATCAGCGTCGGGTCGGATGACGGCGAGACGATCTTCAAGATCTGTCTGCCGCTTTCGCAAACCCTGTGA
- a CDS encoding amino acid ABC transporter substrate-binding protein, whose amino-acid sequence MIHRLQLALVALLVGHGTMTASQAQTLDKIARTNQIVVSYRESAIPFSYLLTPHKAVGFSVDVTEAIVDDVRKALGRPDLHTVYVPVTGQNRIPLLIDGSIDLECGSTTNTSARGKEVAFSTNYFYAGTRLMAKRESHIGDYADLAHKAVATVGGSTNEKVLRRQLDAEHVDADVVLTKDYADALREVANGKAAALALDDVLLYGLRANASDPTTWEVVGKTLQVEPYACMVRKDDPTFKRLVDGTFARLMKSSEFARLYAKWFESPIPPRGVDLHMPMGPELKRNLIERSDRPTQ is encoded by the coding sequence ATGATCCATCGACTCCAACTGGCGCTGGTGGCATTGCTTGTCGGCCATGGCACCATGACGGCTTCGCAAGCGCAGACATTGGACAAGATTGCCCGAACCAACCAGATCGTCGTTTCCTATCGGGAGTCAGCGATACCATTCAGCTATCTGCTGACGCCGCATAAGGCAGTTGGTTTCTCGGTGGATGTGACGGAAGCGATCGTGGATGATGTACGCAAGGCGCTCGGAAGGCCTGATCTTCATACCGTTTATGTGCCTGTTACCGGGCAGAACCGAATCCCGTTGCTCATCGACGGCTCGATTGACCTTGAGTGCGGGTCGACGACGAATACATCGGCACGCGGCAAAGAAGTGGCATTTTCAACGAACTACTTCTACGCCGGCACGCGATTGATGGCGAAGCGTGAATCGCACATCGGTGACTACGCCGATCTCGCACACAAGGCTGTCGCGACCGTCGGGGGAAGCACCAACGAGAAGGTCCTACGCCGTCAGCTCGACGCAGAGCACGTCGACGCAGACGTAGTGCTGACGAAAGATTACGCCGACGCGCTGCGGGAGGTTGCGAATGGAAAGGCAGCAGCGCTGGCACTCGACGACGTTTTGCTCTATGGCCTGCGTGCAAACGCAAGCGATCCGACTACGTGGGAAGTCGTCGGCAAGACGCTGCAGGTAGAACCGTACGCATGTATGGTCCGGAAAGATGATCCCACCTTCAAGCGGCTCGTCGACGGTACGTTCGCAAGGCTGATGAAGAGCAGTGAGTTCGCCCGGCTATACGCAAAGTGGTTCGAATCGCCGATCCCACCGCGCGGCGTAGATCTCCATATGCCGATGGGTCCGGAGTTGAAGCGGAATCTGATCGA